Proteins found in one Macrobrachium nipponense isolate FS-2020 chromosome 35, ASM1510439v2, whole genome shotgun sequence genomic segment:
- the LOC135208631 gene encoding cuticlin-4-like produces the protein MRVSQALLFLGCLALIHGQAYDQNALDSASLPVEHRGADGFGPHLGGGVGLPGVGLPGVGLPGLGGGPEESWPLSQPDMPSIKNLQVQCEKSFMRVNVEFDRPFYGMIFSKGYYSDQNCVHVQPGSGRLQAQFDIYLNSCGMTSSSSGNYGQPTPSGTFIENTVIIQYDPLVQEVWDAARKLRCTWYDYYEKSVTFRPFQVDMLNAVTANFLGDNLQCWMQIQVGKGPWASEVSGIVKIGQTMTMVLAIKDDENKFDMMVRNCVAHDGKRAPIQLVDERGCITRPKIMGRFQKVKNFGASASVVSYAYFQAFKFPDSMNVHFQCVIQVCRYSCPEPQCDGLPLPPTGYQAAASDQVASVAALPGSGHPDPRTPNSANAIPDEVAPVYAAQRQAEETDNILPEEHDKNIPFPVPVPLKAQSVDLPRPGYPNVNRQGSLMDNAGRPRKIDFDALDEEEEETPDARRKRSAVLHVYRRAAQEMTDVSTARVIQVVAPGDVAFNLNSANETVVVSEMLDDPSNICMSATGFAAGLVMLLLVLTIACLVACFLYTRVRTFNAKGSVTTFVQGFDNPEFVKVAATN, from the exons ATGAGGGTGTCACAGGCGCTACTGTTTCTCGGATGTCTAGCCTTGATACAC GGTCAAGCCTACGACCAGAATGCCTTAGATTCGGCGTCCTTGCCAGTAGAACACAGAGGGGCAGATGGCTTCGGTCCCCACCTGGGTGGTGGTGTGGGTCTTCCTGGCGTCGGGCTCCCGGGCGTGGGTCTCCCAGGCTTGGGAGGTGGCCCCGAAGAATCCTGGCCTCTGTCACAACCTGACATGCCCTCAATCAAAAACCTCCAG GTCCAGTGTGAGAAATCTTTCATGCGCGTGAATGTGGAGTTCGATAGACCCTTCTATGGCATGATCTTCAGCAAGGGCTATTACAG CGATCAGAACTGTGTGCATGTCCAGCCTGGGTCAGGTCGTCTACAGGCTCAGTTTGACATCTACCTCAACAGTTGTGGAATGACTTCCTCAAGCTCTGGCAACTATGGACAGCCAACACCCTCCGGTACCTTCATTGAAAACACTGTCATCATCCAGTACGACCCTCTCGTTCAGGAG GTCTGGGATGCTGCCAGGAAGCTCCGTTGCACATGGTACGACTACTATGAAAAATCTGTCACCTTCAGGCCTTTCCAG GTTGATATGCTGAATGCAGTTACTGCCAATTTCTTAGGAGATAATCTGCAGTGCTGGATGCAAATCCAAGTTGGAAAAGGTCCATGGGCATCAGAGGTTTCTGGCATTGTGAAGATTGGTCAGACAATGACCATGGTTTTGGCAATTAAGGACgatgaaaataaatttgacaTGATGGTCCGAAATTGTGTCGCTCATGATGGCAAGAGAGCTCCCATTCAGTTAGTTGATGAGCGAGGCTGCATCACTCGTCCCAAAATCATGGGTCGTTTCCAGAAAGTCAAGAACTTTGGAGCTTCAGCATCAGTTGTCTCCTATGCCTATTTCCAAGCATTCAAATTCCCTGACAGCATGAATGTTCACTTCCAATGTGTCATCCAAGTATGCCGCTACAGTTGTCCTGAGCCACAGTGTGATGGATTGCCATTACCACCCACTGGCTACCAAGCTGCAGCAAGCGACCAAGTTGCTTCTGTTGCAGCACTGCCAGGCTCTGGACATCCTGACCCACGTACTCCTAACAGTGCCAATGCCATCCCCGACGAAGTTGCCCCAGTTTATGCCGCTCAGCGCCAGGCTGAAGAGACCGACAACATCTTGCCAGAGGAACACGACAAGAACATTCCATTCCCCGTACCAGTTCCTCTCAAAGCACAAAGTGTCGATCTTCCTAGACCTGGATATCCTAATGTAAACCGCCAAGGTAGTCTCATGGATAATGCTGGAAGACCTCGTAAAATTGACTTTGATGCtttagatgaagaagaagaagagaccccTGATGCACGCAGAAAACGGTCAGCTGTTCTTCACGTATATCGTCGAGCAGCACAAGAAATGACTGACGTATCCACAGCAAGAGTAATTCAGGTTGTGGCTCCTGGAGATGTCGCCTTCAACTTGAATTCCGCTAATGAGACAGTCGTCGTTTCAGAAATGTTAGACGACCCATCAAACATCTGTATGTCAGCTACAGGATTTGCTGCTGGCCTTGTCATGTTGTTACTAGTTCTCACCATTGCTTGTTTGGTAGCCTGCTTCCTGTACACGCGAGTCAGGACTTTCAACGCCAAGGGCAGTGTTACAACTTTTGTGCAAGGTTTCGACAATCCTGAATTCGTCAAGGTGGCAGCAACTAACTAA